Proteins encoded by one window of Brienomyrus brachyistius isolate T26 chromosome 1, BBRACH_0.4, whole genome shotgun sequence:
- the apaf1 gene encoding apoptotic protease-activating factor 1 isoform X1 — MEERARSCLLRSRTVLEQDIKSSYLMDHMVSDKVLTTDEENSVSSRLTRREQAAALVDLVLQKDNRAYVSLYNALIREGYGDLACLLQQDLPLISPEVQKSYSDGGTPYVKMVLIEGGVPQRPVVFVSRTVLVNTIRQKLYKLKDNPGWVTVFGMAGSGKSVLAAEAVRDEALIQECFPGGVHWLSIGQVDPPGLLGKMQSLCFRLEQKSNSSARRPRSVEEAKEQLRFLMLNKYPRTLLILDDIWDGAALKMFDVQCRVLLTTRNRSLVDSVSGQREEVEVESSLDQNKALEVLALYVNRTVRELPEQAGSIVKECKCSPLVVSLIGALLRDFPDRWDYYLRQLRQKQFRRIRKSTSYDYDALDEAMDASITVLQNDSQTLYKDLTVLKKDVKVPAKVLSVLWDLESEEVEDVLQEFVNKSLLFRDCSQKPYLYYLHDLQLDFLAEQNRDRFRELHSKVVRQYNQFYKRGPQLSGNEESLYWFRYLTYHMAQAELSKELCELMFSLNWVSTKAQIMGPAPLINDYLEYSTILDKENSTVREQFQEFLSVNGYHLEQKPFPDVVQLGLAQPNSSEVYRQAHLRAQERASGGGEFYLDWVNKSSLENLSHLVVKPLQGSILYACFSRNGQKIASCGSGSILNVFKTTTGEKLLDIQAHEDEVLCCAFSPDDRLIATCSSDKKIRLWNAESGMLNRTFDEEHEEQVNHCQFTNARRRILLATCSNDSMMNTKLWNPNRQSSQNTMFGHMGPVNHCCFSPDDKFLASSSNDGTLKLWDVSSANEWKSIDIKEFLGDQDEELETIVKCSSWSADSKHLFCAAKNAVFMFSVETGELLSEIRTSRLSTVQFCDYCPSSKLVAVALSHYAVELWDMETKKKITDFRGHLSWVHCVRFSPDGSLLLSCSSDETVRLWKTCQIHTSSAVSLKRDSDVLFDGATVTILAADNMNRLQVRDGTTGEVVLQAEAQESRIHCVALCRAPLAVALGREDGVVQAGRIPTARQVLRSFSFWTLQLLALGVRSRLVALGLDTGSVKMLALPSGDVLCTLTGHSRMVLHCQFNADGQLLVSSSEDASIRVWKWKTGECRVLQGHTEQVRRFLFLASSPSSSGLLSWSYDGTVKVWDMATGDRVQDISCHQASILSCDASPNGRVFATVSTDKTAKVWSLHSWSCLHRLTGHQGCIRSCCFSWDSAVLATGDDNGEIRLWCVPDGSLLRICSSGSKDSMDSLHGGWVTDLHFSPDDRVLVSTGGYVKWWDVEKGETLQTFYTKGANLKRIHVSPDFRTFITIDNLGILYILRRVE; from the exons ATGGAGGAACGGGCTCGGAGCTGCCTGCTGCGCTCTCGCACTGTCCTGGAGCAGGACATCAAGTCCTCTTACCTCATGGACCACATGGTCAGCGACAAAGTGCTGACCACTGATGAAGAGAATAGCGTCAGCAGCAGG CTCACCAGGAGAGAGCAAGCAGCTGCCCTTGTTGACTTGGTCCTGCAGAAGGACAACCGTGCCTACGTCTCCCTGTACAATGCCCTCATCCGCGAGGGCTATGGGGACCTGGCCTGCCTGCTACAGCAGGATCTGCCACTCATCTCCCCAGAGGTACAGAAGAGCTACTCAGATGGAGGTACTCCCTATG TTAAGATGGTGCTTATTGAAGGCGGAGTCCCACAGAGGCCTGTGGTGTTCGTCAGCCGGACAGTTCTCGTCAACACGATCCGACAGAAGCTGTACAAGCTTAAGGACAACCCCGGCTGGGTCACCGTGTTTGGAATGGCGGGGTCAGGGAAATCTGTACTGGCAGCCGAGGCCGTGAGGGACGAGGCTCTCATTCAAG AGTGCTTCCCCGGAGGAGTCCATTGGCTGTCGATTGGCCAGGTCGATCCTCCGGGGCTGTTGGGGAAAATGCAGTCGCTGTGCTTCCGTCTGGAGCAGAAAAGCAACTCCTCTGCCCGGAGACCCCGCTCCGTTGAAGAGGCTAAGGAACAGCTCAGATTCCTTATGCTGAACAAGTACCCCAG GACTCTTCTGATCCTGGACGACATCTGGGATGGGGCGGCCCTGAAGATGTTCGATGTCCAGTGCCGGGTGCTGCTCACTACTCGAAACCGGAGCCTGGTGGACTCTGTGAGCG GCCAAAGagaggaggtggaggtggagaGCAGCCTGGACCAAAATAAAGCTTTGGAGGTTCTGGCCCTGTATGTTAACAGGACGGTGCGGGAGCTCCCAGAGCAGGCGGGCAGTATTGTCAAAGAGTGCAAAT GCTCCCCCCTGGTGGTGTCCCTGATCGGGGCACTGCTTCGTGACTTCCCAGACAGGTGGGACTACTACCTGCGGCAGCTGCGGCAGAAGCAGTTCCGCCGCATCCGCAAATCGACCTCGTACGACTACGACGCCCTGGACGAGGCCATGGATGCTAGCATCACGGTCCTGCAGAATGACTCTCAAACGTTGTACAAGGACCTCACCGTGCTGAAGAAAGATGTCAAGGTGCCAGCCAAA GTCCTATCTGTCCTCTGGGATCTGGAGTCGGAGGAAGTGGAGGACGTGCTGCAGGAGTTTGTGAACAAATCGCTCCTGTTTCGCGACTGCAGCCAGAAGCCATACCTGTACTATCTGCATGACCTGCAGCTGGACTTCCTCGCCGAACAGAACCGGGATCGTTTTCGG GAACTGCACTCCAAAGTAGTGCGTCAGTACAACCAGTTCTACAAGAGGGGACCCCAGTTGTCTGGCAATGAGGAGAGTCTCTATTGGTTCAGATACCTCACCTACCACATGGCTCAGGCTGAGCTTTCCAAG GAGCTGTGTGAACTCATGTTCTCCTTGAATTGGGTCAGTACCAAAGCTCAGATCATGGGACCCGCCCCTCTCATCAACGACTATCTGGAATACTCCACTATACTTGATAAAGAG AATAGCACCGTGCGAGAGCAGTTTCAGGAGTTCCTCTCAGTGAATGGGTACCACCTGGAGCAGAAGCCTTTCCCAGACGTGGTGCAGCTCGGCCTGGCCCAGCCAAACTCCTCCGAGGTATACCGGCAGGCCCACTTACGGGCACAGGAGCGAGCCAGTGGCGGGGGCGAGTTCTACCTGGACTGGGT TAATAAGAGCAGCCTGGAGAATTTGTCCCACCTGGTGGTCAAACCACTTCAGGGATCCATATTGTATGCCTGCTTCTCCCGAAATGGTCAAAAGATCGCCTCCTGTGGCTCAGGCAGCATCCTCAAC GTATTTAAGACGACAACCGGAGAGAAGCTCCTCGACATCCAGGCGCACGAGGACgaggtgctgtgctgtgctttcTCTCCTGATGACAGGCTTATCGCTACCTGCTCCAGCGACAAGAAAATCAGG CTCTGGAACGCCGAGAGCGGGATGCTGAACCGGACCTTCGACGAGGAGCACGAGGAGCAGGTGAACCACTGCCAGTTCACAAACGCGCGACGGCGCATCCTGCTGGCCACTTGCTCCAACGACAGCATGATGAACACCAAG CTATGGAACCCAAACCGGCAGTCCTCTCAGAACACCATGTTTGGCCACATGGGCCCAGTCAACCACTGCTGCTTCTCACCCGACGACAAGTTCCTGGCCTCGTCTTCCAACGACGGGACACTGAAG TTGTGGGACGTTTCGTCGGCGAACGAATGGAAGTCCATCGACATCAAGGAGTTCCTGGGTGACCAAGATGAGGAGCTAGAAACCATAGTGAAGTGCAGCAGCTGGTCCGCAGACAGCAAGCACCTTTTTTGTGCCGCCAAAAATGCAGTCTTT ATGTTCAGTGTGGAGACGGGGGAGCTGCTCTCTGAGATCCGCACCAGCCGCCTGAGCACGGTGCAGTTCTGCGACTACTGCCCCAGCAGCAAGCTGGTCGCCGTGGCACTCTCCCACTACGCCGTCGAG CTGTGGGACATGGAGACCAAGAAGAAGATCACCGACTTCAGGGGTCACCTGAGCTGGGTGCACTGCGTCCGCTTCTCTCCGGACGGCTCTCTCCTCCTCTCGTGCTCCTCCGacgagactgtcagg CTTTGGAAAACCTGCCAGATCCACACCTCTAGCGCAGTCTCCCTGAAGCGGGACTCCGACGTGCTTTTTGATGGGGCTACAGTCACCATCCTGGCTGCGGACAACATGAATCGATTACAG GTCCGAGACGGGACGACGGGAGAGGTGGTGCTCCAGGCGGAGGCGCAGGAGTCCCGGATTCACTGTGTGGCGCTGTGCCGCGCCCCCCTTGCCGTGGCCCTGGGGCGGGAAGACGGGGTcgtgcag GCAGGTCGGATACCGACTGCTAGGCAGGTGCTGAGGAGCTTCAGCTTCTGGACTCttcagctgctggccctgggggTCAGGAGCAGGCTTGTGGCCCTGGGCCTAGACACAGGCAGCGTGAAG ATGCTGGCGCTGCCCTCTGGGGATGTCCTGTGCACCCTTACTGGCCACTCGCGGATGGTGCTGCATTGCCAGTTTAACGCCGACGGGCAGCTGCTCGTCTCATCCTCGGAGGACGCCTCCATCAGG GTGTGGAAGTGGAAGACAGGGGAGTGTCGGGTGTTACAGGGTCACACGGAGCAGGTCAGGAGGTTTTTGTTCCTGGCCTCTTCTCCCTCCTCTTCCGGCCTGCTGTCCTGGTCTTACGACGGCACCGTTAAG GTGTGGGACATGGCCACCGGGGACCGGGTCCAGGACATCTCCTGTCACCAGGCCTCCATCCTGTCATGTGACGCCTCGCCTAACGGACGTGTGTTTGCCACAGTCTCCACCGACAAGACTGCCAAG GTGTGGAGCCTCCACAGCTGGAGCTGCCTACACAGATTGACGGGGCATCAGGGCTGCATCCGTAGCTGCTGTTTCTCCTGGGACAGCGCAGTGCTGGCCACCGGGGACGACAACGGCGAGATTCGG CTCTGGTGTGTGCCGGACGGCTCGCTGCTCAGGATCTGCTCCAGCGGAAGCAAGGACTCTATGGACTCACTGCATGGCGGCTGGGTGACAGACCTGCACTTCTCGCCTGACGACAGGGTGCTGGTGTCCACAGGAGGCTACGTCAAG TGGTGGGACGTGGAGAAGGGCGAGACTCTGCAGACCTTCTACACGAAGGGGGCCAATCTGAAGAGGATCCACGTGTCACCTGACTTCAGGACCTTCATCACCATCGACAACCTTGGAATCCTCTACATCTTAAGGAGAGTTGAATGA
- the apaf1 gene encoding apoptotic protease-activating factor 1 isoform X2, which yields MEERARSCLLRSRTVLEQDIKSSYLMDHMVSDKVLTTDEENSVSSRLTRREQAAALVDLVLQKDNRAYVSLYNALIREGYGDLACLLQQDLPLISPEVQKSYSDGGTPYVKMVLIEGGVPQRPVVFVSRTVLVNTIRQKLYKLKDNPGWVTVFGMAGSGKSVLAAEAVRDEALIQECFPGGVHWLSIGQVDPPGLLGKMQSLCFRLEQKSNSSARRPRSVEEAKEQLRFLMLNKYPRTLLILDDIWDGAALKMFDVQCRVLLTTRNRSLVDSVSGQREEVEVESSLDQNKALEVLALYVNRTVRELPEQAGSIVKECKCSPLVVSLIGALLRDFPDRWDYYLRQLRQKQFRRIRKSTSYDYDALDEAMDASITVLQNDSQTLYKDLTVLKKDVKVPAKVLSVLWDLESEEVEDVLQEFVNKSLLFRDCSQKPYLYYLHDLQLDFLAEQNRDRFRELHSKVVRQYNQFYKRGPQLSGNEESLYWFRYLTYHMAQAELSKELCELMFSLNWVSTKAQIMGPAPLINDYLEYSTILDKENSTVREQFQEFLSVNGYHLEQKPFPDVVQLGLAQPNSSEVYRQAHLRAQERASGGGEFYLDWVNKSSLENLSHLVVKPLQGSILYACFSRNGQKIASCGSGSILNVFKTTTGEKLLDIQAHEDEVLCCAFSPDDRLIATCSSDKKIRLWNAESGMLNRTFDEEHEEQVNHCQFTNARRRILLATCSNDSMMNTKLWNPNRQSSQNTMFGHMGPVNHCCFSPDDKFLASSSNDGTLKLWDVSSANEWKSIDIKEFLGDQDEELETIVKCSSWSADSKHLFCAAKNAVFMFSVETGELLSEIRTSRLSTVQFCDYCPSSKLVAVALSHYAVELWDMETKKKITDFRGHLSWVHCVRFSPDGSLLLSCSSDETVRLWKTCQIHTSSAVSLKRDSDVLFDGATVTILAADNMNRLQVRDGTTGEVVLQAEAQESRIHCVALCRAPLAVALGREDGVVQMLALPSGDVLCTLTGHSRMVLHCQFNADGQLLVSSSEDASIRVWKWKTGECRVLQGHTEQVRRFLFLASSPSSSGLLSWSYDGTVKVWDMATGDRVQDISCHQASILSCDASPNGRVFATVSTDKTAKVWSLHSWSCLHRLTGHQGCIRSCCFSWDSAVLATGDDNGEIRLWCVPDGSLLRICSSGSKDSMDSLHGGWVTDLHFSPDDRVLVSTGGYVKWWDVEKGETLQTFYTKGANLKRIHVSPDFRTFITIDNLGILYILRRVE from the exons ATGGAGGAACGGGCTCGGAGCTGCCTGCTGCGCTCTCGCACTGTCCTGGAGCAGGACATCAAGTCCTCTTACCTCATGGACCACATGGTCAGCGACAAAGTGCTGACCACTGATGAAGAGAATAGCGTCAGCAGCAGG CTCACCAGGAGAGAGCAAGCAGCTGCCCTTGTTGACTTGGTCCTGCAGAAGGACAACCGTGCCTACGTCTCCCTGTACAATGCCCTCATCCGCGAGGGCTATGGGGACCTGGCCTGCCTGCTACAGCAGGATCTGCCACTCATCTCCCCAGAGGTACAGAAGAGCTACTCAGATGGAGGTACTCCCTATG TTAAGATGGTGCTTATTGAAGGCGGAGTCCCACAGAGGCCTGTGGTGTTCGTCAGCCGGACAGTTCTCGTCAACACGATCCGACAGAAGCTGTACAAGCTTAAGGACAACCCCGGCTGGGTCACCGTGTTTGGAATGGCGGGGTCAGGGAAATCTGTACTGGCAGCCGAGGCCGTGAGGGACGAGGCTCTCATTCAAG AGTGCTTCCCCGGAGGAGTCCATTGGCTGTCGATTGGCCAGGTCGATCCTCCGGGGCTGTTGGGGAAAATGCAGTCGCTGTGCTTCCGTCTGGAGCAGAAAAGCAACTCCTCTGCCCGGAGACCCCGCTCCGTTGAAGAGGCTAAGGAACAGCTCAGATTCCTTATGCTGAACAAGTACCCCAG GACTCTTCTGATCCTGGACGACATCTGGGATGGGGCGGCCCTGAAGATGTTCGATGTCCAGTGCCGGGTGCTGCTCACTACTCGAAACCGGAGCCTGGTGGACTCTGTGAGCG GCCAAAGagaggaggtggaggtggagaGCAGCCTGGACCAAAATAAAGCTTTGGAGGTTCTGGCCCTGTATGTTAACAGGACGGTGCGGGAGCTCCCAGAGCAGGCGGGCAGTATTGTCAAAGAGTGCAAAT GCTCCCCCCTGGTGGTGTCCCTGATCGGGGCACTGCTTCGTGACTTCCCAGACAGGTGGGACTACTACCTGCGGCAGCTGCGGCAGAAGCAGTTCCGCCGCATCCGCAAATCGACCTCGTACGACTACGACGCCCTGGACGAGGCCATGGATGCTAGCATCACGGTCCTGCAGAATGACTCTCAAACGTTGTACAAGGACCTCACCGTGCTGAAGAAAGATGTCAAGGTGCCAGCCAAA GTCCTATCTGTCCTCTGGGATCTGGAGTCGGAGGAAGTGGAGGACGTGCTGCAGGAGTTTGTGAACAAATCGCTCCTGTTTCGCGACTGCAGCCAGAAGCCATACCTGTACTATCTGCATGACCTGCAGCTGGACTTCCTCGCCGAACAGAACCGGGATCGTTTTCGG GAACTGCACTCCAAAGTAGTGCGTCAGTACAACCAGTTCTACAAGAGGGGACCCCAGTTGTCTGGCAATGAGGAGAGTCTCTATTGGTTCAGATACCTCACCTACCACATGGCTCAGGCTGAGCTTTCCAAG GAGCTGTGTGAACTCATGTTCTCCTTGAATTGGGTCAGTACCAAAGCTCAGATCATGGGACCCGCCCCTCTCATCAACGACTATCTGGAATACTCCACTATACTTGATAAAGAG AATAGCACCGTGCGAGAGCAGTTTCAGGAGTTCCTCTCAGTGAATGGGTACCACCTGGAGCAGAAGCCTTTCCCAGACGTGGTGCAGCTCGGCCTGGCCCAGCCAAACTCCTCCGAGGTATACCGGCAGGCCCACTTACGGGCACAGGAGCGAGCCAGTGGCGGGGGCGAGTTCTACCTGGACTGGGT TAATAAGAGCAGCCTGGAGAATTTGTCCCACCTGGTGGTCAAACCACTTCAGGGATCCATATTGTATGCCTGCTTCTCCCGAAATGGTCAAAAGATCGCCTCCTGTGGCTCAGGCAGCATCCTCAAC GTATTTAAGACGACAACCGGAGAGAAGCTCCTCGACATCCAGGCGCACGAGGACgaggtgctgtgctgtgctttcTCTCCTGATGACAGGCTTATCGCTACCTGCTCCAGCGACAAGAAAATCAGG CTCTGGAACGCCGAGAGCGGGATGCTGAACCGGACCTTCGACGAGGAGCACGAGGAGCAGGTGAACCACTGCCAGTTCACAAACGCGCGACGGCGCATCCTGCTGGCCACTTGCTCCAACGACAGCATGATGAACACCAAG CTATGGAACCCAAACCGGCAGTCCTCTCAGAACACCATGTTTGGCCACATGGGCCCAGTCAACCACTGCTGCTTCTCACCCGACGACAAGTTCCTGGCCTCGTCTTCCAACGACGGGACACTGAAG TTGTGGGACGTTTCGTCGGCGAACGAATGGAAGTCCATCGACATCAAGGAGTTCCTGGGTGACCAAGATGAGGAGCTAGAAACCATAGTGAAGTGCAGCAGCTGGTCCGCAGACAGCAAGCACCTTTTTTGTGCCGCCAAAAATGCAGTCTTT ATGTTCAGTGTGGAGACGGGGGAGCTGCTCTCTGAGATCCGCACCAGCCGCCTGAGCACGGTGCAGTTCTGCGACTACTGCCCCAGCAGCAAGCTGGTCGCCGTGGCACTCTCCCACTACGCCGTCGAG CTGTGGGACATGGAGACCAAGAAGAAGATCACCGACTTCAGGGGTCACCTGAGCTGGGTGCACTGCGTCCGCTTCTCTCCGGACGGCTCTCTCCTCCTCTCGTGCTCCTCCGacgagactgtcagg CTTTGGAAAACCTGCCAGATCCACACCTCTAGCGCAGTCTCCCTGAAGCGGGACTCCGACGTGCTTTTTGATGGGGCTACAGTCACCATCCTGGCTGCGGACAACATGAATCGATTACAG GTCCGAGACGGGACGACGGGAGAGGTGGTGCTCCAGGCGGAGGCGCAGGAGTCCCGGATTCACTGTGTGGCGCTGTGCCGCGCCCCCCTTGCCGTGGCCCTGGGGCGGGAAGACGGGGTcgtgcag ATGCTGGCGCTGCCCTCTGGGGATGTCCTGTGCACCCTTACTGGCCACTCGCGGATGGTGCTGCATTGCCAGTTTAACGCCGACGGGCAGCTGCTCGTCTCATCCTCGGAGGACGCCTCCATCAGG GTGTGGAAGTGGAAGACAGGGGAGTGTCGGGTGTTACAGGGTCACACGGAGCAGGTCAGGAGGTTTTTGTTCCTGGCCTCTTCTCCCTCCTCTTCCGGCCTGCTGTCCTGGTCTTACGACGGCACCGTTAAG GTGTGGGACATGGCCACCGGGGACCGGGTCCAGGACATCTCCTGTCACCAGGCCTCCATCCTGTCATGTGACGCCTCGCCTAACGGACGTGTGTTTGCCACAGTCTCCACCGACAAGACTGCCAAG GTGTGGAGCCTCCACAGCTGGAGCTGCCTACACAGATTGACGGGGCATCAGGGCTGCATCCGTAGCTGCTGTTTCTCCTGGGACAGCGCAGTGCTGGCCACCGGGGACGACAACGGCGAGATTCGG CTCTGGTGTGTGCCGGACGGCTCGCTGCTCAGGATCTGCTCCAGCGGAAGCAAGGACTCTATGGACTCACTGCATGGCGGCTGGGTGACAGACCTGCACTTCTCGCCTGACGACAGGGTGCTGGTGTCCACAGGAGGCTACGTCAAG TGGTGGGACGTGGAGAAGGGCGAGACTCTGCAGACCTTCTACACGAAGGGGGCCAATCTGAAGAGGATCCACGTGTCACCTGACTTCAGGACCTTCATCACCATCGACAACCTTGGAATCCTCTACATCTTAAGGAGAGTTGAATGA
- the ccdc87 gene encoding coiled-coil domain-containing protein 87 yields the protein MRRGSPMSCGLCGAEKSQSRRVRRMDLQAPSTCDRHQWYYSILGQLTLHEGETDRTVEVQSVSSVLEDHTLAPTSLSDLRSMLEEWMGNQCVLHSVSQDDQQALTATMMSQLGLICHDLSGVNRDPSLSQVENQQLQSEIFSEILRVCKRLYLHYIHLRDVLRKRGVFGDLANRSRLCAQMTLDCGKLLNIQSIRRSVTAEIKAEPSSGQQGAPGTQSDDRKSGFENRHKASIEKDLQEIEEEIGELNLECVYDLIPSHLEETNHREQYTAESCAGDTAQVGAVCAPRGSSIRLRGCQSMPELEQGSLLEELGLEPPPSRAPSPVVLLGLEPSSCREKEPISAAEDLRRLVQDIGSVGEPKMTDPETNLETDLPALISALSHSGSSKLHLLQQTLQKLTEEEEDHGMMKTTVMEEPQHPQPVAVSVSVTPKSIARTAPPRVSDRVFTETVKLHMYPPVYSHLTGETEPSSVKWLDRNLNLRREMKEVYRELSKTVSNHYLNFDESDPVIEPAMEDGGDMWVPPRKKSQRSFNPELKRSGTSHPTCRRTEVLMQHKKPQEVTSGTNGSRLHWSKSNLCVDDYMKYISNQRLDYLGEMFHLHDSDDSDEEEKLKRKALAQHEEKKNHRRRSQKIDSQKRIKEEFAVGVWNVNSMLLGGLWSEPRPNEVDSQDEDTSSSATQRAQERWSQSGKEPFVAVSEDDQLQVCLERIWMTLSFPSSQRLEMAIKYSSPSYQSRLTEAIAAWERTAKLIQQREALLAQLEVFERGASDPSRFFQHGYRGTSIARMDESKRRQKINRQISALERILSKDIQLIRDRFCDTVTYNGRPYEQKMRWDRIEMLYWLQQERRVIALDKLLGTEKCTNPRLSPLEQVHPTTQDHTPLPSNQQKCSPRSSDSTPMLISGTVFGTAVEKKQAYL from the exons ATGAGGAGAGGCAGCCCAATGTCCTGTGGCCTCTGTGGAGCGGAGAAATCCCAGAGCAGACGTGTAAGGAGGATGGACCTCCAGGCACCGTCCACCTGTGACCGCCACCAGTGGTACTACAGCATTTTGGGACAGCTGACTCTACACGAGGGGGAGACAG ATAGGACTGTGGAGGTGCAGTCTGTCTCATCTGTCTTGGAGGACCATACACTTGCCCCCACCTCTCTATCAGATTTGCGATCCATGTTGGAGGAGTGGATGGGGAACCAGTGCGTCCTCCATTCAGTCTCTCAGGATGACCAGCAAGCTCTG ACAGCTACGATGATGTCACAGCTAGGACTGATTTGCCATGACCTCAGCGGGGTGAACCGTGACCCCTCGCTGTCCCAGGTAGAGAATCAGCAGCTTCAGAGTGAGATCTTCAGTGAGATTCTCCGAGTGTGCAAGCGCCTGTATCTGCACTACATCCACCTGCGAGATGTTCTGCGGAAGCGCGGCGTCTTCGGCGATCTGGCCAATCGCAGCCGCTTGTGCGCACAGATGACCTTGGACTGCGGCAAACT TTTAAACATTCAGTCAATTAGGCGCAGTGTGACTGCGGAAATTAAGGCAGAGCCTAGCAGTGgacagcagggggcaccaggcaCCCAGTCCGACGACAGGAAGAGTGGATTCGAAAATCGACACAAAGCTTCCATTGAGAAAGACCTCCAAGAG ATAGAGGAGGAGATTGGGGAGCTGAATTTGGAATGCGTGTATGACCTCATACCGAGTCACCTGGAAGAGACCAACCACAGAGAACAGT ATACTGCGGAGAGCTGCGCTGGTGATACTGCCCAGGTGGGGGCGGTCTGCGCTCCTAGAGGCTCTTCCATCAGGCTGAGG ggcTGCCAGTCCATGCCGGAGCTAGAGCAGGGGTCCCTGCTGGAGGAGCTGGGCTTGGAGCCGCCGCCGTCCCGGGCACCCTCTCCAGTGGTGCTGCTGGGCCTGGAGCCAAGCTCCTGCCGTGAGAAGGAGCCCATCAGCGCTGCTGAAGACTTGAGGAG ATTGGTGCAAGACATTGGGTCTGTGGGTGAGCCTAAAATGACTGACCCTGAGACAAACCTCGAGACGGACCTGCCCGCCCTGATCAGCGCTTTGTCTCACAGCGGCTCCAGCAAGCTTCATCTCCTGCAACAGACCTTACAG AAGCTCACCGAGGAAGAAGAGGACCATGGCATGATGAAGACCACTGTGATGGAGGAACCTCAACACCCACAGCCAGTGGCTGTCAGTGTCTCAGTCACTCCCAAATCCATCGCTCGCACTGCGCCCCCCCGTGTCTCTGACAGGGTGTTTACAGAAACAGTCAAACtccatatgtacccacctgtcTACAGCCATCTCACTGGGGAG ACTGAGCCCTCTTCAGTGAAGTGGCTGGACCGAAACCTGAACCTCAGGAGAGAAATGAAAGAGGTCTACAGGGAGCTGTCCAAAACTGTGTCCAACCACTATCTGAACTTTGATGAG TCAGACCCGGTGATTGAGCCGGCTATGGAGGATGGGGGTGATATGTGGGTGCCCCCCCGTAAGAAGAGTCAGAGGTCGTTCAACCCAGAGCTGAAAAGGTCTGGCACCAGCCATCCCACCTGCAG AAGGACAGAGGTTCTCATGCAGCATAAGAAGCCCCAGGAAGTGACATCCGGGACAAATGGCAGTCGGCTGCACTGGTCAAAATCCAACCTGTGTGTGGATGACTATATGAAGTATATTTCAAACCAG AGACTGGATTACCTGGGAGAGATGTTTCACCTGCATGACAGCGATGACAGTGACGAGGAGGAGAAACTGAAGAGGAAGGCCTTGGCTCAGCACGAGGAGAAAAAGAA TCACAGAAGGCGAAGTCAGAAGATTGACTCTCAGAAGAGGATAAAGGAGGAGTTTGCGGTGGGGGTTTGGAATGTGAACTCCATGCTGCTGGGGGGTCTGTGGAGCGAGCCACGGCCGAATG aGGTGGACAGTCAAGATGAGGACACATCTTCTAGCGCTACACAG AGGGCCCAGGAGAGATGGAGCCAGTCTGGAAAGGAGCCCTTTGTTGCAGTGAGTGAGGACGACCAGTTGCAAGTCTGTCTGGAAAGGATCTGGATGACTCTGTCCTTCccatccagccagagactggaaATGGCCATCAAGTACAGTTCGCCCTCGTACCAGAGTCGTCTGACGGAG GCAATTGCAGCGTGGGAGCGCACTGCCAAGCTCATCCAGCAGAGGGAGGCACTGCTGGCCCAGCTGGAGGTGTTTGAGAGGGGGGCGTCTGACCCCAGCAGGTTCTTCCAGCATG GTTATCGAGGCACATCGATTGCAAGGATGGATGAGTCCAAGCGCAGGCAGAAAATCAACAGGCAGATATCGGCCCTGGAAAGGATCTTGTCCAAGGATATCCAACTCATCCGGGACCGTTTCTGCGATACCGTCACATACAAT GGGAGGCCTTACGAGCAGAAGATGCGCTGGGATCGCATTGAGATGCTATACTGGCTGCAGCAGGAACGACGTGTGATTGCCCTGGATAAGCTGCTGGGGACAGAGAAGTGCACCAACCCCAGGCTGAGCCCTCTTGAACAAGTTCATCCCACCACCCAAGACCACACCCCCTTGCCCAGCAATCAGCAAAAGTGCTCACCACGAAGTAGCGATTCCACCCCCATGCTCATCTCTGGCACAGTTTTTGGGACTGCTGTTGAGAAAAAACAAGCTTACCTCTGA